In the Topomyia yanbarensis strain Yona2022 chromosome 3, ASM3024719v1, whole genome shotgun sequence genome, one interval contains:
- the LOC131694053 gene encoding uncharacterized protein LOC131694053 gives MKMLWENCTTKIILLTTMCIVVASFPADREQIYHESSVQSADPAATIAAESIPELSPIAQQRKINRAKREIIFRPLFVYKQEELEKRHFNNKFVLTPQAEKQYQQLALTNYYG, from the exons ATGAAAATGCTGTGGGAAAACTGTACGACAAAG ATCATTCTCCTCACGACCATGTGTATTGTGGTCGCGAGCTTCCCAGCGGATAGAGAGCAGATTTATCACGAGAGTTCAGTGCAGTCAGCCGATCCTGCGGCAACGATAGCCGCGGAAAGCATCCCTgaactatcaccaattgcacaACAACGAAAGATCAACCGTGCCAAGCGAGAGATCATTTTTCGTCCTCTTTTCGTATATAAGCAGGAGGAGTTGGAGAAGCGTCATTTCAACAATAAATTCGTTTTAACACCGCAAGCGGAAAAACAGTATCAGCAATTAGCATTGACGAATTATTATGGTTGA
- the LOC131693189 gene encoding uncharacterized protein LOC131693189, giving the protein MNVTGVKHIIEIFAFVTFFTLSSCLPRVPHNGNHPVNTTGDASAVNISATPEPPDSKGAHTDRLKDLTLPQGLISHLTNHTEASKHRSKRAIIFRPLFVYRQQEIKKQRLRKERLQAAEEAAASNNYYSRYPPSTQYSDGPRPTRYSDGSQPTSYPYDRRPTYYSDGPRRTLYSDGQQQTRYSDYSRPTWYSYGSRPSQYSYNDRPLMYYSNGSRPSSYSGDPQQTWYSDVRRPTRYLDCHPCSSYEQRYYSSDDRDLYGHAYN; this is encoded by the exons ATGAATGTAACAGGTGTGAAGCACATAATCGAG ATTTTTGCATTTGTGACGTTCTTCACGTTGAGCTCATGCCTCCCTAGGGTACCTCACAATGGAAATCATCCGGTGAACACAACAGGAGACGCTTCTGCAGTTAACATCTCGGCCACACCGGAACCACCAGATAGCAAAGGAGCCCACACCGATCGACTAAAGGACCTTACACTACCACAAGGGCTAATCTCGCATTTGACAAACCACACCGAAGCAAGCAAACATCGATCAAAACGAGCCATAATTTTCCGGCCATTGTTTGTTTATCGCCAACAGGAGATCAAGAAACAACGCTTACGTAAAGAGAGGCTGCAGGCGGCAGAAGAAGCGGCAGCAAGCAACAATTACTATTCTCGATACCCTCCATCAACCCAGTACTCAGATGGTCCGCGACCAACGCGGTACTCAGATGGTTCACAACCAACCTCGTACCCATATGACCGACGACCAACCTATTATTCCGATGGTCCGCGTCGAACTCTTTACTCCGATGGTCAACAACAAACCCGGTACTCAGATTACTCGCGGCCAACCTGGTACTCATATGGCTCACGACCATCACAGTACTCGTATAATGACCGGCCACTAATGTATTACTCAAATGGTTCGCGTCCATCTAGTTATTCAGGCGATCCGCAACAAACCTGGTATTCAGATGTTCGGCGACCAACCCGCTATTTAGATTGTCACCCGTGTAGCTCATACGAGCAGAGATACTACTCATCCGACGATAGAGACCTTTATGGACATGCATATAATTAG